One genomic region from Populus nigra chromosome 8, ddPopNigr1.1, whole genome shotgun sequence encodes:
- the LOC133701916 gene encoding pleiotropic drug resistance protein 1-like isoform X6 has protein sequence MESADISRGSDSFRGSSRGVSSVWRNSTVEVFSRSSREEDDEEALKWAALEKLPTYDRLRKGILTSASRGIISEVDIENLGVQERKQLLERLVKVADEDNEKFLWKLKNRVERVGIEFPTIEVRYENLNIEAEAYVGSSALPSFAKFIFNIIEGFFIALHVLPSRKKPLTILKDVSGIIKPSRLTLLLGPPNSGKTTLLLAMAGKLDPSLKFSGRVTYNGHEMNEFVPQRTAAYVSQHDLHIGEMTVRETLEFSARCQGVGHLHEMLAELSRREKEANIKPDQDVDVFMKAVAIQGQEASVITDYVLKILGLEVCADTLVGDEMIRGISGGQRKRVTTGEMLVGPSRALLMDEISTGLDSSTTYQIVNSLKQTIHVLNCTAVISLLQPAPETYDLFDDIILLSDGQIVYQGPRENVLGFFEHKGFKCPDRKGVADFLQEVTSKKDQEQYWAIKDQPYRFVTVNEFSEAFQSFNVGRKIADELSIPFDKTKNHPAALVNKKYGAGKMDLLKANFSREYLLMKRNSFVYIFKICQLTVVALISMSLFFRTKMHHDTVADGGIYTGALFFTVIIIMFNGMSELSMTIVKLPVFYKQRELIFFPPWAYSIPPWILKIPVTFVEVAAWVLLTYYVIGFDPNVERLLRQYFLLLLINQMASALFRFIAAAGRNMIVANTFGSFALLTLFALGGFILSREQIKKWWIWGYWLSPLMYGQNAIVVNEFLGHSWSHIPGNSTEPLGIQVLKSREFFTEANWYWIGVGATVGFMLLFNICFALALTFLNAFEKPQAFIFEESEREGSNGDEINRNSFASIGEASDNRKRGMVLPFEPHSITFDDVIYSVDMPQEMKIQGVVEDRLVLLKGVNGAFRPGVLTTLMGVSGAGKTTLMDVLAGRKTGGCIEGDIKISGYPKKQETFARIAGYCEQNDIHSPHVTVYESLLYSAWLRLPPEVDSETRKMFIEEVMELVELDSLRNALVGLPGVNGLSTEQRKRLTIAVELVANPSIIFMDEPTSGLDARAAAIVMRTVRNTVDTGRTVVCTIHQPSIDIFEAFDELFLMKRGGEEIYVGPLGHHSTHLIKYFEAIEGVSKIKDGYNPATWMLEVTDSSQEMALEVDFANIYKNSDLFRRNKALIAELSTPAPGSKDVHFPTRYSTSFFTQCMACLWKQHWSYWRNPPYTAVRFLFTTFIALMFGTMFWDLGSKVKTTQDLSNAMGSMYAAVLFLGFQNGTAVQPVVAVERTVFYRERAAGMYSALPYAFAQALIELPYVFVQAAVYGVIVYAMIGFEWTAAKFFWYLFFMYFTLLYFTFYGMMAVAVTPNHHIAAIVSTAFYAIWNLFSGFIIPRTRIPIWWRWYYWGCPVSWSLYGLVVSQYGDIQEPITATQTVEGYVKDYFGFDHDFLGVVAAVVLGWTVLFAFIFAFSIKAFNFQRR, from the exons ATGGAGAGTGCTGATATTTCTAGAGGTAGTGATAGTTTTAGAGGTAGTTCTAGAGGAGTTTCGTCAGTATGGAGAAACAGCACTGTGGAAGTGTTTTCAAGATCTTCaagggaagaagatgatgaagaggcTCTAAAATGGGCTGCGCTTGAGAAACTACCTACCTATGATCGTTTAAGGAAAGGTATATTAACGAGTGCGTCAAGAGGTATAATTAGTGAGGTAGATATTGAAAACCTTGGAGTCCAAGAGAGAAAACAGTTGCTTGAGAGGTTGGTCAAAGTTGCAGACGAGGATAATGAGAAGTTCTTGTGGAAACTCAAGAACCGTGTTGAAAG GGTTGGAATTGAGTTTCCAACAATTGAAGTTCGGTACGAGAATCTAAATATTGAAGCAGAAGCTTACGTAGGAAGTAGTGCTTTGCCTTCATTCGCTAagttcatttttaatataatagag ggtttttttattgctCTTCATGTCCTTCCAAGTAGAAAGAAGCCACTCACCATCCTTAAGGATGTTAGTGGAATCATCAAGCCATCAAG ATTGACTTTGCTTTTGGGTCCTCCGAATTCTGGGAAGACCACACTGTTGTTGGCAATGGCTGGAAAGCTTGATCCTAGTCTGAAG TTTTCTGGTCGTGTGACTTACAATGGTCATGAGATGAACGAGTTTGTACCACAAAGAACAGCTGCCTATGTCAGTCAACATGATCTCCATATAGGAGAAATGACTGTGAGGGAGACTTTGGAATTCTCTGCCAGATGCCAAGGGGTTGGCCACCTACATG AGATGCTAGCAGAGTTGtcgagaagagagaaagaagccAACATCAAGCCTGATCAAGATGTTGATGTCTTCATGAAG GCAGTAGCAATACAAGGTCAAGAGGCCAGTGTCATCACCGATTACGTCTTGAAG ATTTTAGGATTGGAAGTCTGCGCAGATACTTTGGTAGGGGATGAAATGATAAGGGGTATATCTGGAGGACAAAGGAAGCGTGTTACAACCG GGGAAATGCTGGTCGGACCATCAAGGGCATTGCTTATGGATGAGATTTCCACAGGCCTGGATAGCTCAACAACTTACCAAATTGTGAACTCATTAAAGCAAACTATTCACGTTCTCAATTGCACTGCTGTCATCTCACTTCTCCAGCCAGCACCAGAGACTTATGACCTCTTTGATGACATCATTCTCCTGTCAGATGGCCAAATTGTGTACCAGGGTCCTCGTGAAAATGTGCTTGGATTTTTTGAACATAAGGGCTTCAAGTGTCCCGACAGAAAAGGCGTGGCAGACTTTCTACAAGAA GTGACATCAAAAAAAGATCAAGAGCAGTATTGGGCAATTAAAGATCAGCCTTACAGGTTTGTCACGGTCAACGAATTTTCTGAGGCATTTCAGTCATTCAACGTGGGACGAAAGATCGCAGATGAGCTTTCAATCCCATTTGACAAGACTAAGAACCATCCAGCTGCATtggtaaacaaaaaatatggagCTGGAAAGATGGATCTGCTTAAAGCTAACTTCTCAAGAGAATACTTGCTCATGAAGAGGAACTCATTTGTCTACATCTTCAAGATATGCCAA CTGACAGTAGTGGCATTGATTTCCATGTCACTCTTTTTTCGGACCAAGATGCATCATGATACGGTTGCCGATGGAGGAATTTATACCGGTGCTTTGTTCTTCACTGTGATCATTATAATGTTTAATGGAATGTCAGAGCTATCTATGACCATCGTAAAGCTTCCTGTGTTTTACAAGCAAAGGGAACTCATATTCTTTCCTCCATGGGCATATTCAATTCCTCCATGGATTCTGAAAATTCCCGTCACGTTTGTTGAAGTTGCTGCATGGGTGCTCCTAACCTATTATGTAATTGGATTTGATCCAAATGTTGAAAG gCTTTTAAGGCAGTACTTTCTGCTTTTGCTAATTAACCAGATGGCATCTGCACTATTTCGATTTATTGCTGCAGCTGGAAGGAACATGATTGTTGCTAACACTTTTGGGTCTTTTGCGCTACTTACACTTTTTGCTTTGGGTGGCTTCATCTTGTCTCGAG AGCAAATAAAAAAGTGGTGGATATGGGGTTACTGGCTTTCACCATTGATGTATGGGCAGAACGCAATAGTAGTGAATGAGTTCCTTGGACATAGCTGGAGTCAT ATTCCTGGAAACTCCACAGAACCACTAGGAATCCAAGTTTTGAAGAGTCGCGAATTTTTCACTGAAGCAAATTGGTATTGGATAGGAGTAGGGGCAACAGTAGGATTCATGCTACTGTTCAATATCTGCTTCGCTTTGGCCCTCACTTTCCTCAATG CATTTGAGAAGCCTCAAGCTTTTATATTTGAAGAATCCGAAAGGGAAGGTTCT AATGGAGATGAAATTAATAGAAATAGTTTTGCGTCCATTGGTGAAGCCAGCGATAACAGGAAGAGAGGAATGGTTCTTCCATTTGAACCACATTCCATCACATTTGATGATGTTATTTACTCCGTTGACATGCCACAG GAAATGAAAATTCAAGGAGTAGTTGAGGATAGATTGGTGCTTTTGAAGGGTGTGAATGGTGCTTTCAGGCCTGGTGTCCTTACAACTTTGATGGGTGTTAGTGGTGCAGGAAAAACGACTTTGATGGATGTGCTGGCAGGAAGGAAAACTGGTGGATGTATTGAGGGAGACATCAAAATTTCTGGGTACCCAAAGAAGCAAGAAACTTTTGCTAGAATTGCAGGATACTGTGAACAAAATGACATTCACTCTCCACATGTTACTGTCTACGAATCCTTACTCTACTCAGCCTGGCTTCGTCTACCCCCTGAAGTTGATTCTGAAACCAGAAAG ATGTTCATTGAGGAAGTCATGGAGCTTGTGGAGTTGGATTCGTTGCGCAATGCATTAGTTGGGTTGCCTGGTGTGAATGGTTTGTCCACTGAGCAGCGCAAGCGGCTAACCATTGCAGTAGAGCTAGTTGCAAACCCCTCTATCATATTCATGGATGAGCCAACTTCAGGGTTAGATGCCAGAGCTGCTGCAATTGTGATGAGAACAGTAAGAAACACTGTGGACACAGGAAGAACAGTTGTATGCACCATCCACCAGCCCAGTATAGATATATTTGAAGCTTTTGATGAG CTATTCCTGATGAAGCGAGGAGGAGAAGAGATATATGTGGGGCCATTGGGCCACCATTCTACCCATCTAATTAAATACTTTGAG GCAATTGAAGGAGTGAGTAAAATTAAAGATGGTTATAATCCAGCAACATGGATGTTGGAAGTTACTGATTCATCACAAGAGATGGCTTTGGAGGTTGATTTTGCTAATATTTACAAGAATTCAGATCTGTTCAG GAGAAACAAAGCTCTCATTGCGGAATTAAGCACACCTGCTCCCGGCTCAAAGGACGTTCATTTCCCTACACGGTATTCAACATCATTTTTCACACAATGTATGGCTTGCTTGTGGAAGCAACATTGGTCATACTGGAGGAACCCACCGTACACTGCCGTGAGATTTCTTTTCACAACCTTTATAGCCTTGATGTTTGGAACAATGTTCTGGGACCTTGGCTCCAAAGT GAAAACTACCCAAGATCTTTCCAACGCAATGGGTTCGATGTATGCAGCAGTTCTCTTCCTTGGTTTTCAAAATGGAACAGCTGTGCAGCCAGTGGTGGCTGTTGAAAGAACTGTCTTCTACAGAGAAAGGGCTGCTGGAATGTATTCAGCTTTGCCCTATGCCTTTGCACAG GCCCTGATTGAGCTTCCATATGTCTTTGTTCAAGCTGCAGTCTACGGCGTTATAGTTTATGCAATGATTGGATTTGAATGGACTGCTGCTAAGTTCTTTTGGTATCTATTCTTTATGTACTTCACACTATTATACTTCACCTTTTATGGAATGATGGCTGTAGCTGTGACTCCAAACCACCACATAGCTGCCATAGTTTCCACAGCATTTTATGCAATCTGGAACCTCTTCTCAGGGTTTATAATTCCCCGAACT CGGATACCTATATGGTGGAGATGGTACTACTGGGGATGCCCCGTATCATGGTCCTTGTATGGATTGGTTGTTTCACAGTATGGAGATATACAGGAACCCATTACCGCAACTCAAACAGTGGAAGGATATGTCAAGGATTACTTCGGTTTTGACCACGATTTTCTTGGAGTAGTTGCAGCCGTGGTTCTTGGGTGGACTGTCCTCTTTGCCTTCATTTTCGCCTTCTCTATAAAGGCCTTCAACTTCCAGAGGCGATAG
- the LOC133701916 gene encoding pleiotropic drug resistance protein 1-like isoform X7, with protein sequence MESADISRGSDSFRGSSRGVSSVWRNSTVEVFSRSSREEDDEEALKWAALEKLPTYDRLRKGILTSASRGIISEVDIENLGVQERKQLLERLVKVADEDNEKFLWKLKNRVERVGIEFPTIEVRYENLNIEAEAYVGSSALPSFAKFIFNIIEGFFIALHVLPSRKKPLTILKDVSGIIKPSRLTLLLGPPNSGKTTLLLAMAGKLDPSLKFSGRVTYNGHEMNEFVPQRTAAYVSQHDLHIGEMTVRETLEFSARCQGVGHLHEMLAELSRREKEANIKPDQDVDVFMKAVAIQGQEASVITDYVLKILGLEVCADTLVGDEMIRGISGGQRKRVTTGEMLVGPSRALLMDEISTGLDSSTTYQIVNSLKQTIHVLNCTAVISLLQPAPETYDLFDDIILLSDGQIVYQGPRENVLGFFEHKGFKCPDRKGVADFLQEVTSKKDQEQYWAIKDQPYRFVTVNEFSEAFQSFNVGRKIADELSIPFDKTKNHPAALVNKKYGAGKMDLLKANFSREYLLMKRNSFVYIFKICQLTVVALISMSLFFRTKMHHDTVADGGIYTGALFFTVIIIMFNGMSELSMTIVKLPVFYKQRELIFFPPWAYSIPPWILKIPVTFVEVAAWVLLTYYVIGFDPNVERLLRQYFLLLLINQMASALFRFIAAAGRNMIVANTFGSFALLTLFALGGFILSREQIKKWWIWGYWLSPLMYGQNAIVVNEFLGHSWSHIPGNSTEPLGIQVLKSREFFTEANWYWIGVGATVGFMLLFNICFALALTFLNAFEKPQAFIFEESEREENGDEINRNSFASIGEASDNRKRGMVLPFEPHSITFDDVIYSVDMPQEMKIQGVVEDRLVLLKGVNGAFRPGVLTTLMGVSGAGKTTLMDVLAGRKTGGCIEGDIKISGYPKKQETFARIAGYCEQNDIHSPHVTVYESLLYSAWLRLPPEVDSETRKMFIEEVMELVELDSLRNALVGLPGVNGLSTEQRKRLTIAVELVANPSIIFMDEPTSGLDARAAAIVMRTVRNTVDTGRTVVCTIHQPSIDIFEAFDELFLMKRGGEEIYVGPLGHHSTHLIKYFEAIEGVSKIKDGYNPATWMLEVTDSSQEMALEVDFANIYKNSDLFRRNKALIAELSTPAPGSKDVHFPTRYSTSFFTQCMACLWKQHWSYWRNPPYTAVRFLFTTFIALMFGTMFWDLGSKVKTTQDLSNAMGSMYAAVLFLGFQNGTAVQPVVAVERTVFYRERAAGMYSALPYAFAQALIELPYVFVQAAVYGVIVYAMIGFEWTAAKFFWYLFFMYFTLLYFTFYGMMAVAVTPNHHIAAIVSTAFYAIWNLFSGFIIPRTRIPIWWRWYYWGCPVSWSLYGLVVSQYGDIQEPITATQTVEGYVKDYFGFDHDFLGVVAAVVLGWTVLFAFIFAFSIKAFNFQRR encoded by the exons ATGGAGAGTGCTGATATTTCTAGAGGTAGTGATAGTTTTAGAGGTAGTTCTAGAGGAGTTTCGTCAGTATGGAGAAACAGCACTGTGGAAGTGTTTTCAAGATCTTCaagggaagaagatgatgaagaggcTCTAAAATGGGCTGCGCTTGAGAAACTACCTACCTATGATCGTTTAAGGAAAGGTATATTAACGAGTGCGTCAAGAGGTATAATTAGTGAGGTAGATATTGAAAACCTTGGAGTCCAAGAGAGAAAACAGTTGCTTGAGAGGTTGGTCAAAGTTGCAGACGAGGATAATGAGAAGTTCTTGTGGAAACTCAAGAACCGTGTTGAAAG GGTTGGAATTGAGTTTCCAACAATTGAAGTTCGGTACGAGAATCTAAATATTGAAGCAGAAGCTTACGTAGGAAGTAGTGCTTTGCCTTCATTCGCTAagttcatttttaatataatagag ggtttttttattgctCTTCATGTCCTTCCAAGTAGAAAGAAGCCACTCACCATCCTTAAGGATGTTAGTGGAATCATCAAGCCATCAAG ATTGACTTTGCTTTTGGGTCCTCCGAATTCTGGGAAGACCACACTGTTGTTGGCAATGGCTGGAAAGCTTGATCCTAGTCTGAAG TTTTCTGGTCGTGTGACTTACAATGGTCATGAGATGAACGAGTTTGTACCACAAAGAACAGCTGCCTATGTCAGTCAACATGATCTCCATATAGGAGAAATGACTGTGAGGGAGACTTTGGAATTCTCTGCCAGATGCCAAGGGGTTGGCCACCTACATG AGATGCTAGCAGAGTTGtcgagaagagagaaagaagccAACATCAAGCCTGATCAAGATGTTGATGTCTTCATGAAG GCAGTAGCAATACAAGGTCAAGAGGCCAGTGTCATCACCGATTACGTCTTGAAG ATTTTAGGATTGGAAGTCTGCGCAGATACTTTGGTAGGGGATGAAATGATAAGGGGTATATCTGGAGGACAAAGGAAGCGTGTTACAACCG GGGAAATGCTGGTCGGACCATCAAGGGCATTGCTTATGGATGAGATTTCCACAGGCCTGGATAGCTCAACAACTTACCAAATTGTGAACTCATTAAAGCAAACTATTCACGTTCTCAATTGCACTGCTGTCATCTCACTTCTCCAGCCAGCACCAGAGACTTATGACCTCTTTGATGACATCATTCTCCTGTCAGATGGCCAAATTGTGTACCAGGGTCCTCGTGAAAATGTGCTTGGATTTTTTGAACATAAGGGCTTCAAGTGTCCCGACAGAAAAGGCGTGGCAGACTTTCTACAAGAA GTGACATCAAAAAAAGATCAAGAGCAGTATTGGGCAATTAAAGATCAGCCTTACAGGTTTGTCACGGTCAACGAATTTTCTGAGGCATTTCAGTCATTCAACGTGGGACGAAAGATCGCAGATGAGCTTTCAATCCCATTTGACAAGACTAAGAACCATCCAGCTGCATtggtaaacaaaaaatatggagCTGGAAAGATGGATCTGCTTAAAGCTAACTTCTCAAGAGAATACTTGCTCATGAAGAGGAACTCATTTGTCTACATCTTCAAGATATGCCAA CTGACAGTAGTGGCATTGATTTCCATGTCACTCTTTTTTCGGACCAAGATGCATCATGATACGGTTGCCGATGGAGGAATTTATACCGGTGCTTTGTTCTTCACTGTGATCATTATAATGTTTAATGGAATGTCAGAGCTATCTATGACCATCGTAAAGCTTCCTGTGTTTTACAAGCAAAGGGAACTCATATTCTTTCCTCCATGGGCATATTCAATTCCTCCATGGATTCTGAAAATTCCCGTCACGTTTGTTGAAGTTGCTGCATGGGTGCTCCTAACCTATTATGTAATTGGATTTGATCCAAATGTTGAAAG gCTTTTAAGGCAGTACTTTCTGCTTTTGCTAATTAACCAGATGGCATCTGCACTATTTCGATTTATTGCTGCAGCTGGAAGGAACATGATTGTTGCTAACACTTTTGGGTCTTTTGCGCTACTTACACTTTTTGCTTTGGGTGGCTTCATCTTGTCTCGAG AGCAAATAAAAAAGTGGTGGATATGGGGTTACTGGCTTTCACCATTGATGTATGGGCAGAACGCAATAGTAGTGAATGAGTTCCTTGGACATAGCTGGAGTCAT ATTCCTGGAAACTCCACAGAACCACTAGGAATCCAAGTTTTGAAGAGTCGCGAATTTTTCACTGAAGCAAATTGGTATTGGATAGGAGTAGGGGCAACAGTAGGATTCATGCTACTGTTCAATATCTGCTTCGCTTTGGCCCTCACTTTCCTCAATG CATTTGAGAAGCCTCAAGCTTTTATATTTGAAGAATCCGAAAGGGAAG AGAATGGAGATGAAATTAATAGAAATAGTTTTGCGTCCATTGGTGAAGCCAGCGATAACAGGAAGAGAGGAATGGTTCTTCCATTTGAACCACATTCCATCACATTTGATGATGTTATTTACTCCGTTGACATGCCACAG GAAATGAAAATTCAAGGAGTAGTTGAGGATAGATTGGTGCTTTTGAAGGGTGTGAATGGTGCTTTCAGGCCTGGTGTCCTTACAACTTTGATGGGTGTTAGTGGTGCAGGAAAAACGACTTTGATGGATGTGCTGGCAGGAAGGAAAACTGGTGGATGTATTGAGGGAGACATCAAAATTTCTGGGTACCCAAAGAAGCAAGAAACTTTTGCTAGAATTGCAGGATACTGTGAACAAAATGACATTCACTCTCCACATGTTACTGTCTACGAATCCTTACTCTACTCAGCCTGGCTTCGTCTACCCCCTGAAGTTGATTCTGAAACCAGAAAG ATGTTCATTGAGGAAGTCATGGAGCTTGTGGAGTTGGATTCGTTGCGCAATGCATTAGTTGGGTTGCCTGGTGTGAATGGTTTGTCCACTGAGCAGCGCAAGCGGCTAACCATTGCAGTAGAGCTAGTTGCAAACCCCTCTATCATATTCATGGATGAGCCAACTTCAGGGTTAGATGCCAGAGCTGCTGCAATTGTGATGAGAACAGTAAGAAACACTGTGGACACAGGAAGAACAGTTGTATGCACCATCCACCAGCCCAGTATAGATATATTTGAAGCTTTTGATGAG CTATTCCTGATGAAGCGAGGAGGAGAAGAGATATATGTGGGGCCATTGGGCCACCATTCTACCCATCTAATTAAATACTTTGAG GCAATTGAAGGAGTGAGTAAAATTAAAGATGGTTATAATCCAGCAACATGGATGTTGGAAGTTACTGATTCATCACAAGAGATGGCTTTGGAGGTTGATTTTGCTAATATTTACAAGAATTCAGATCTGTTCAG GAGAAACAAAGCTCTCATTGCGGAATTAAGCACACCTGCTCCCGGCTCAAAGGACGTTCATTTCCCTACACGGTATTCAACATCATTTTTCACACAATGTATGGCTTGCTTGTGGAAGCAACATTGGTCATACTGGAGGAACCCACCGTACACTGCCGTGAGATTTCTTTTCACAACCTTTATAGCCTTGATGTTTGGAACAATGTTCTGGGACCTTGGCTCCAAAGT GAAAACTACCCAAGATCTTTCCAACGCAATGGGTTCGATGTATGCAGCAGTTCTCTTCCTTGGTTTTCAAAATGGAACAGCTGTGCAGCCAGTGGTGGCTGTTGAAAGAACTGTCTTCTACAGAGAAAGGGCTGCTGGAATGTATTCAGCTTTGCCCTATGCCTTTGCACAG GCCCTGATTGAGCTTCCATATGTCTTTGTTCAAGCTGCAGTCTACGGCGTTATAGTTTATGCAATGATTGGATTTGAATGGACTGCTGCTAAGTTCTTTTGGTATCTATTCTTTATGTACTTCACACTATTATACTTCACCTTTTATGGAATGATGGCTGTAGCTGTGACTCCAAACCACCACATAGCTGCCATAGTTTCCACAGCATTTTATGCAATCTGGAACCTCTTCTCAGGGTTTATAATTCCCCGAACT CGGATACCTATATGGTGGAGATGGTACTACTGGGGATGCCCCGTATCATGGTCCTTGTATGGATTGGTTGTTTCACAGTATGGAGATATACAGGAACCCATTACCGCAACTCAAACAGTGGAAGGATATGTCAAGGATTACTTCGGTTTTGACCACGATTTTCTTGGAGTAGTTGCAGCCGTGGTTCTTGGGTGGACTGTCCTCTTTGCCTTCATTTTCGCCTTCTCTATAAAGGCCTTCAACTTCCAGAGGCGATAG